A part of Phoenix dactylifera cultivar Barhee BC4 chromosome 2, palm_55x_up_171113_PBpolish2nd_filt_p, whole genome shotgun sequence genomic DNA contains:
- the LOC103708726 gene encoding mechanosensitive ion channel protein 6-like, whose translation MDSLRRSFKSHGSHKYSSSRTFSSADHEEQPILFEEPPDDGDRREVVVKIDGTSRDVFYQPSAPSSIHIADSNNNNNNGKVWRESSYEFWRETGAGPREGSRDGSGSGSGSGFSFQSRQPRPMPEIGEDPPSRLISSFLQKQRASGADMALDMDLEMEELKKPSSNGSKELRVSFQNPSAEPPSSRRSYRSPSSSDDDDDHDSRRLKTSPSATARDPAGGEVLRCTSNSSFTAPSTILRAKTRSRLMDPPPPSAVDDDKKSGRFPRSGPLKSGILKSGILGKSQAGYDEDDEDPFADEDIPDEFKRAKFDFLTILQWLSLILIVAALACSLSIPALERQSVWSLHLWKWELLVFVLICGRLVSGWFIRIVVFFIERNFTLRKRVLYFVYGVRKAVQNCLWLGLVLISWHYMFDKNVARETKSKTLPYVTKVLFCLLVACVFRLIKTLLVKVLASSFHVSTYFDRIHEALFNQYVIETLSGPPLVELQNAQYEEDRMMAEVQKLQNAGVTIPSDLQAAALPSKSGRVIGTGGTSREVTQRSMQIGKSIKLSGPVSRKDASRQQQQQQQQEEGFTIDQLHKLNQKNVSAWNMKRLMRIVRHGTLTTLDEQAAQERGMDEAAMQIQSEYEAKAAAKKIFNNVARPGAKYIYLEDLKRFMREDEALRTMSFFEGAQEKQRVSRKALKSWVINAFRERRALSLTLNDTKTAVNKLHQMANVTVGIIIFALWLIILGLATTHFFYLISSQLLLVVFIFGNTLKMVFEAIIFLFVMHPFDVGDRCEIEGVQMIVEEMNILTTIFLRYDNQKIIYPNTVLATKFIGNFYRSPDMGESIDFCVHVATPVEKLAKMRERIIGYMENKKEHWYPGPSVVLRDVDDMNRLKISIWMRQRINFQNMGLRWERRELVLEETIRILRDLDIEYRMLPLDVNVRDMPAVTSIRVPSSWSIFN comes from the exons ATGGATTCTCTCCGGCGATCCTTCAAATCACACGGCTCGCACAAGTACTCCTCCTCCCGGACCTTCTCCTCTGCCGACCACGAGGAGCAGCCCATCCTCTTCGAGGAGCCGCCCGACGACGGCGACCGCCGTGAGGTCGTCGTCAAGATCGATGGAACCAGCCGCGACGTCTTCTACCAACCCTCCGCCCCCTCCTCCATCCACATTGCGGACAGtaataacaataacaataacGGCAAGGTATGGAGGGAATCCAGCTACGAATTCTGGAGGGAAACCGGCGCCGGACCAAGAGAAGGATCGCGGGACGGCAGCGGCAGCGGCAGCGGCAGCGGATTCAGCTTCCAAAGCCGGCAGCCGCGGCCGATGCCGGAGATCGGAGAGGACCCGCCGTCGCGGCTGATCAGCTCGTTCCTCCAGAAACAGCGGGCCTCCGGCGCCGACATGGCCCTCGACATGGACCTCGAGATGGAGGAGCTCAAGAAGCCCTCCTCGAACGGCTCCAAGGAGCTCCGCGTCTCCTTCCAGAACCCCTCCGCCGAGCCGCCCTCCTCCCGCCGCTCCTACCGCTCCCCCTCCTCATCCGATGACGACGACGACCACGACTCCCGCCGCCTCAAGACCTCCCCCAGCGCCACCGCCCGCGACCCTGCCGGCGGCGAGGTCCTCCGCTGCACCTCCAACTCTTCCTTCACCGCCCCCTCCACCATCCTCCGCGCCAAGACCCGCTCCCGCCTCATGGACCCGCCCCCCCCGTCCGCCGTCGACGACGACAAGAAGTCCGGCCGGTTCCCCCGCTCCGGCCCGCTCAAGTCCGGCATCCTCAAGTCCGGCATCCTCGGCAAGTCCCAGGCCGGCTACGACGAAGACGACGAGGACCCCTTCGCGGACGAGGACATCCCCGACGAGTTCAAGCGCGCAAAATTCGATTTCCTCACCATCCTCCAGTGGTTGAGCCTCATCCTCATCGTCGCCGCCCTCGCCTGCAGCCTCTCCATCCCCGCCCTCGAGCGGCAGAGCGTGTGGAGCCTCCATCTCTGGAAGTGGGAGCTGCTTGTTTTCGTGCTCATCTGCGGCCGCCTCGTCTCCGGCTGGTTCATTCGCATCGTCGTCTTCTTCATCGAGCGCAACTTCACCCTCCGCAAGCGCGTGCTCTACTTCGTCTACGGCGTCCGGAAGGCGGTGCAGAATTGCCTCTGGCTCGGCCTCGTCCTCATCTCCTGGCACTACATGTTCGACAAGAATGTTGCGCGGGAGACCAAGAGCAAGACCCTCCCTTATGTCACCAAGGTGCTCTTCTGCCTCCTGGTGGCCTGCGTCTTCCGCCTCATCAAGACCCTGCTCGTCAAGGTCCTCGCGTCGTCCTTCCATGTGAGCACCTACTTCGACCGCATCCATGAAGCCCTTTTCAATCAGTATGTTATCGAGACGCTCTCCGGGCCGCCGCTGGTGGAGCTCCAGAATGCCCAGTACGAGGAGGACCGGATGATGGCCGAGGTCCAGAAGCTCCAGAATGCAGGCGTCACCATACCGAGCGACCTCCAGGCAGCTGCGCTGCCGAGCAAGAGCGGCCGGGTGATCGGGACCGGGGGGACTAGCCGTGAGGTGACGCAGAGGAGCATGCAGATCGGGAAGAGCATCAAGCTCTCGGGGCCGGTTTCGAGGAAAGATGCCAgccggcagcagcagcagcagcaacagcaggaggagggcttcacgaTTGACCAGCTCCACAAGCTCAACCAGAAAAACGTTTCGGCTTGGAATATGAAGAGGCTGATGAGGATCGTAAGGCACGGGACGCTCACGACCCTCGATGAGCAGGCTGCACAGGAGAGGGGGATGGACGAAGCAGCAATGCAGATACAGAGCGAGTACGAGGCAAAGGCCGCTGCCAAGAAGATCTTCAATAATGTGGCCAGGCCTGGTGCCAA GTATATCTACTTGGAGGACCTTAAGCGATTCATGAGGGAAGATGAAGCTCTGAGGACAATGAGCTTCTTTGAAGGAGCTCAAGAAAAACAAAGGGTTAGCAGGAAGGCTCTGAAGAGTTGGGTG ATTAATGCGTTTAGAGAACGCAGGGCCCTTTCTTTGACACTGAATGACACGAAAACTGCAGTGAACAAACTCCACCAAATGGCAAATGTAACTGTGGGCATCATTATATTTGCTCTGTGGCTAATTATTCTGGGCCTTGCAACCACCCATTTCTTTTATCTCATTAGTTCTCAGCTTTTATTGGTGGTATTTATTTTTGGCAACACTTTGAAGATGGTCTTTGAAGCTATTATTTTCTTGTTTGTGATGCATCCCTTTGATGTTGGTGATCGTTGTGAAATAGAAGGTGTTCAG ATGATTGTTGAGGAGATGAATATATTGACAACAATTTTTCTGAGGTATGACAACCAGAAGATAATCTATCCAAACACTGTACTAGCTACCAAATTTATTGGCAACTTTTATCGAAGCCCAGATATGGGGGAGTCAATTGACTTCTGTGTTCATGTTGCAACTCCAGTCGAGAAACTCGCCAAAATGAGGGAAAGGATAATAGG